In a single window of the Methanofollis ethanolicus genome:
- a CDS encoding AAA family ATPase, giving the protein MEITDSKRDDLTGEAEACRQMLLPVKEEMQKVIVGQEETIDGLLTALVAGGNVLLEGVPGLAKTLIVRSLASCIDCSCARIQFTPDLLPSDITGTTVYNQKDGTFSLVRGPVFHNIILADEINRAPPKVQSALLEAMQERQVTIQGETLPLPDPFFVLATQNPLESEGTYPLPEAQTDRFLFKLLIDYPTVADEVEILDRYASGTSIAPACVLSVRDLQRVRAAARAVHADTAVREYAARVVDATRHPAAYCLDLADTVTWGASPRATIALVLGAKSRALLAGRGYIVPHDIKAVAHAALRHRILLTYAAEAAGTGTDTVVDTVLEAVEVP; this is encoded by the coding sequence GTGGAGATAACCGATTCGAAGAGAGATGACCTCACCGGGGAGGCGGAGGCGTGCAGACAGATGCTCCTCCCGGTGAAGGAGGAGATGCAGAAGGTGATCGTCGGACAGGAGGAGACGATCGACGGCCTCCTCACCGCCCTCGTGGCAGGGGGCAACGTCCTCCTCGAAGGGGTGCCCGGACTTGCAAAGACCCTCATCGTCCGGTCCCTCGCCTCCTGCATCGACTGCTCCTGCGCCCGCATCCAGTTCACCCCCGACCTCCTCCCCTCGGACATCACGGGGACGACGGTGTACAACCAGAAGGACGGCACCTTCTCCCTTGTCAGGGGCCCGGTCTTCCACAACATCATCCTCGCGGACGAGATCAACAGGGCGCCGCCGAAGGTGCAGTCCGCGCTCCTCGAAGCGATGCAGGAGAGGCAGGTGACGATCCAGGGCGAGACCCTGCCCCTCCCCGACCCCTTCTTTGTCCTCGCCACCCAGAACCCCCTCGAGTCAGAGGGCACCTATCCCCTCCCTGAGGCGCAGACAGACCGTTTCCTCTTCAAACTCCTCATCGACTACCCGACAGTCGCGGACGAGGTCGAGATCCTGGACAGGTACGCCTCAGGAACCAGCATCGCCCCGGCCTGCGTCCTCTCTGTCCGGGACCTCCAGAGAGTGCGGGCGGCGGCACGGGCCGTCCACGCCGACACCGCGGTGCGGGAGTACGCGGCCAGGGTGGTGGACGCCACGCGCCACCCGGCCGCGTACTGCCTCGACCTTGCAGACACCGTCACATGGGGGGCCTCGCCGCGGGCGACCATCGCCCTCGTCCTCGGAGCAAAATCCCGTGCCCTCCTCGCCGGCAGGGGCTACATCGTCCCCCATGACATCAAGGCCGTCGCCCACGCCGCCCTCCGCCACCGTATCCTCCTCACCTATGCCGCCGAGGCCGCGGGCACAGGTACCGATACGGTCGTCGACACCGTCCTTGAGGCCGTCGAGGTACCGTGA
- a CDS encoding DUF58 domain-containing protein: MEEDIAALIRGVRPVPLQALLPVGGMQAGRHRSCLTGQGVEFAGIRAYVPGDDVRTIDWKVTARRGVPYVREYAEDRETTLYLAVDVSASAGFCGTAGKEEAIIEAAAALALGAGENGDRVGLCLFSDRVETFIPARRGKRHIAAVLSALLDRLPFSGGTDIAAPLRFIAAAVPRRSTVAVVSDFFGDPFFDDLAILRRRHETVLVRVVDAAEDAVPDVGLISLEDPETGEQILADTSDPVFRAGYREAAEEEARALAIGAGTCRTPLLPLRAGDDLSDAVTGRRR, from the coding sequence ATGGAGGAGGACATCGCCGCCCTGATCCGGGGGGTGCGGCCGGTGCCCCTCCAGGCCCTCCTCCCTGTCGGCGGCATGCAGGCAGGCAGGCACCGCTCCTGTCTCACCGGGCAGGGGGTCGAGTTTGCCGGGATCAGGGCCTATGTCCCGGGCGACGACGTCCGCACCATCGACTGGAAGGTGACCGCACGCCGGGGCGTCCCCTATGTGCGGGAGTACGCGGAGGACAGGGAGACGACCCTGTACCTCGCCGTCGACGTCTCGGCCTCTGCCGGTTTTTGCGGCACGGCAGGCAAGGAAGAGGCGATCATCGAGGCGGCGGCAGCGCTCGCCCTCGGCGCGGGGGAGAACGGCGACCGGGTCGGCCTCTGCCTCTTCTCAGACAGGGTGGAGACGTTCATCCCGGCGCGGCGGGGGAAGAGGCACATCGCCGCCGTCCTCTCCGCACTCCTCGACCGCCTCCCCTTCTCGGGGGGGACAGATATCGCCGCACCCCTCAGGTTCATCGCCGCCGCCGTCCCGAGGCGCTCCACCGTCGCCGTCGTCTCGGACTTCTTCGGAGACCCCTTCTTCGACGACCTCGCCATCCTGCGGCGGCGCCACGAGACCGTGCTCGTCAGGGTCGTCGACGCCGCGGAGGACGCGGTCCCTGATGTCGGCCTCATCTCCCTGGAGGACCCGGAGACAGGAGAGCAGATCCTCGCCGACACCTCAGACCCTGTCTTCAGGGCCGGGTACAGGGAGGCCGCAGAGGAGGAGGCGCGTGCCCTCGCCATCGGCGCCGGCACCTGCAGGACACCTCTCCTGCCCCTCAGGGCAGGGGACGACCTCTCCGATGCCGTAACGGGGAGGAGGAGGTAG
- a CDS encoding vWA domain-containing protein: MPGFTHPLWLLGLLGLPILYILYLRAQKRRKTEALPFSRVALVKAALPRPSQRPLALFLFTLLAIGLIVTGLAGPHVPFAGVHEGVSVVLAIDTSGSMAAADYPPNRLEAAKAAGGTLLSGLEEGDYAGVVTFEAGAMSAAYLSPDLARVEGKLATVRLKDGPTALGDGLALAVDMADAIPNRKKVVVLLSDGVNNAGIITPLEAAAFAQERNVQVFTVGLGSAAPAAFGPTEDGTMQYADLDEETLRRIAEATGGTYYRSVDGGTLQEIYASLPGAIAREPEETDIAALFFAAAALVLLAECWLRYGRGRILP; encoded by the coding sequence ATGCCAGGCTTTACTCATCCCCTCTGGCTCCTCGGCCTCCTCGGCCTCCCCATTCTTTACATCCTGTACCTGCGGGCGCAGAAGAGGCGGAAGACGGAGGCACTCCCCTTCTCCCGCGTCGCCCTCGTAAAGGCGGCCCTCCCGCGGCCGTCACAGCGGCCTCTCGCCCTCTTCCTCTTCACCCTCCTTGCGATCGGCCTCATCGTCACCGGCCTTGCCGGCCCGCACGTCCCCTTCGCCGGCGTCCACGAGGGGGTGAGCGTCGTCCTCGCCATCGACACCTCGGGGAGCATGGCCGCGGCCGACTATCCTCCGAACAGGCTTGAGGCCGCAAAGGCCGCCGGAGGCACCCTCCTCTCCGGCCTCGAAGAGGGCGACTATGCCGGCGTCGTCACCTTCGAGGCCGGGGCGATGAGCGCCGCCTACCTCTCCCCGGACCTGGCGCGGGTGGAGGGCAAACTCGCTACCGTCAGACTGAAGGACGGCCCGACCGCCCTCGGCGACGGCCTCGCCCTCGCGGTGGACATGGCCGACGCCATCCCGAACAGGAAGAAGGTCGTCGTCCTCCTCTCCGACGGCGTGAACAACGCGGGCATCATCACGCCCTTGGAGGCGGCGGCCTTCGCGCAGGAGCGCAACGTGCAGGTCTTCACCGTCGGGCTCGGTTCTGCCGCCCCCGCCGCCTTCGGGCCGACAGAGGACGGGACGATGCAGTACGCGGACCTCGACGAGGAGACCCTGCGGAGGATCGCGGAGGCGACAGGCGGGACCTATTATCGGTCTGTGGACGGCGGCACCCTGCAGGAGATCTATGCCTCCCTCCCGGGTGCGATCGCGCGGGAGCCCGAGGAGACAGACATCGCCGCACTCTTCTTCGCCGCCGCGGCCCTCGTCCTCCTCGCGGAGTGCTGGCTCAGGTACGGGCGGGGGCGGATCCTCCCGTGA